TTACGCTATCCAAAAATCGATTAGCCATATGCACCGGATCCCGGCCTTCGCGGGGATGACGGAAAAAAACACCCCGACGGCTCCATTAGTTGATTAGTACAGGGAGTGGACCGCTGTCAAGCAAGCCAAGGCAGGTTTTGTTTTTAGCTGGATAGCGTAGCAAGATTATCTGTTTTGGTTGGATTTGTCCTAAGTGTTTATGAATTTGGTGGGATTAAAAACGTAAACCAAGAAAGCCGGGCACTGATTCGCATGTCAGTGCCCGGCATTGAACGGATTATCCTGCGGATACAGAAATTTTCCGCGGGGTTGCTCTCTCGACCTTCGGAAGCACAAGACGCAGCACGCCGTCTTTGAGCTCCGCGGTAATCTTGGCCTGATCGATCACCTCCGACAGTGTAAACTGACGATAGTATTTTCCGACACCGTACTCCATCAGGATGGGATCCTCGGATGTTTCACCATCGTTCTCGGCCTCGCCTGTCAATGTGAGCACATCGTCACGCAAATCAATGGTCATGCTATCAGTCGACACACCAGGCATATCCGCCAGCAGGGTAATATCCTTGTCTGATTCAAATATGTCCACATCGGGGGTATAGACCGGACCCGGGCGCGTTTGTTCCATATCGGTGGACACCTCGTGTTTTTCTCTGACTTTCAGTTCTTTGGCTTCAGCTTCCGTCATAATGATCCCTCCCTTCAGTTGATCGTAATTTGCTTGGGTTTGGCTTTTTCGGCTTTGGCCACACTTACCTTTAAGATCCCATTGGTCAGCGAGGCACTGACGCCATCGGCATCGATCTCACCTGGGAGGTTTATGGCCCGAGAAAACGTACCCTCCTCCCTCTCTTTGCGATGATAACGAACATTTTCCTTTTCTGCCTCGATCTTGCGCTCCCCCGATATTGACAGACTGCTGCCGGCTGCCTGGATATCCAATTTTTCTGAAGAGATACCGGGAAGCTCTGCCCTGATGTAATACTTGTCCTGATCTTCTGTCAGGTTGATGGATGGAAACACCCCGGCATGAGGGCTCGGTATACCACTTTCAGAAACGCTGCTCAGGAAACTCTCCATCTGTTGACGCATACGCTCCAATT
The genomic region above belongs to Deltaproteobacteria bacterium and contains:
- a CDS encoding Hsp20/alpha crystallin family protein yields the protein MTEAEAKELKVREKHEVSTDMEQTRPGPVYTPDVDIFESDKDITLLADMPGVSTDSMTIDLRDDVLTLTGEAENDGETSEDPILMEYGVGKYYRQFTLSEVIDQAKITAELKDGVLRLVLPKVERATPRKISVSAG
- a CDS encoding Hsp20/alpha crystallin family protein codes for the protein MIYRKMFGIPSWNVRSPFHELERMRQQMESFLSSVSESGIPSPHAGVFPSINLTEDQDKYYIRAELPGISSEKLDIQAAGSSLSISGERKIEAEKENVRYHRKEREEGTFSRAINLPGEIDADGVSASLTNGILKVSVAKAEKAKPKQITIN